From Pelotomaculum schinkii, the proteins below share one genomic window:
- a CDS encoding sigma-54 interaction domain-containing protein, whose product MLLLLWEKLVEMLPVGLIVYDKNNNVIFSNQVAADALHTSARLFTQISAGQSFEIAVGDKTYAANRVDINDGAISFVILLSDISHWRNEIAEQKEQINELEDIFNSSYDEIFVIDGNGLTKRINKVGESYYGVPVKTLLGKNVKDLEKSGFFNQSVARIVLQDQKRVTMTQTTKSGKHLIVTGNPIFNENGEITRVVVNSRDISELLNLRKQLENTEQLAESYRRQLLKLSQEKARSSELIAESPQMKRVLEMVDKVAQVDSTVLITGESGVGKGVLASRLHKLSKRSDGPFITINCGAIPENLLESELFGYEGGAFTGARKEGKKGLLELASGGTVFLDEITELPLGLQVKLLQVIHEKKLIRIGGSKYVDVNIRFVAATNRDIRRMVVEGLFREDLYYRLNVIPIVIPPLRYRQEDIPVLVDYFFEKLNSKYQTNKQFTSEALEILKNYNWPGNVRELENLVERLLVTREDNEIGVGHLPDYIFEGKSRFPNRIYVLDIYPLKEATEELEKQLIVMAHSRYKNTYKMAKALEINQSTVVRKLQKYHLGASSRPAPIKTGKKK is encoded by the coding sequence GTGTTGTTATTGCTTTGGGAGAAGTTAGTCGAAATGCTGCCGGTCGGTCTTATCGTTTATGACAAAAATAATAATGTTATTTTTTCCAATCAAGTAGCTGCTGACGCTTTGCATACAAGCGCCCGGTTGTTCACACAAATTTCAGCCGGCCAATCATTTGAAATAGCTGTTGGTGATAAAACCTATGCCGCCAACCGGGTTGACATTAATGACGGCGCTATTAGTTTTGTTATTTTACTGTCCGATATTTCCCACTGGCGCAACGAAATAGCCGAGCAAAAAGAACAGATTAATGAGTTGGAGGATATCTTCAACTCCTCCTATGATGAGATCTTTGTTATCGATGGAAATGGTTTAACCAAACGAATCAACAAGGTTGGGGAAAGCTATTACGGAGTTCCGGTCAAAACACTTCTGGGCAAAAACGTTAAAGATCTGGAAAAAAGCGGCTTTTTCAACCAATCTGTGGCCAGGATTGTTTTACAGGACCAGAAACGTGTCACCATGACGCAAACCACCAAAAGCGGGAAGCACCTGATTGTTACAGGCAACCCCATCTTTAATGAAAACGGGGAGATTACCCGTGTGGTTGTAAACTCACGGGATATATCGGAACTTTTAAACCTTAGAAAACAACTTGAAAATACCGAGCAGTTGGCGGAAAGTTACCGCCGGCAGCTGTTGAAGTTGAGCCAGGAAAAAGCCAGAAGCAGTGAGCTGATAGCCGAGAGCCCCCAGATGAAACGGGTGCTGGAAATGGTCGACAAGGTAGCCCAGGTCGATTCAACCGTGCTGATTACAGGTGAATCAGGTGTCGGCAAGGGTGTCCTCGCCTCCAGGCTGCACAAGCTGAGCAAGCGCTCGGACGGTCCTTTTATCACCATTAATTGCGGCGCTATTCCGGAAAATCTTTTAGAGTCGGAATTATTTGGCTACGAAGGCGGCGCTTTTACCGGAGCCCGCAAGGAAGGGAAAAAAGGGCTATTGGAACTGGCCAGCGGTGGTACTGTTTTTCTCGACGAGATAACCGAACTGCCTTTAGGCCTTCAGGTTAAGCTCTTGCAGGTAATCCATGAAAAAAAACTTATTCGCATCGGAGGCAGCAAGTATGTTGATGTAAATATCCGTTTTGTAGCCGCCACCAACAGGGATATCCGGCGGATGGTTGTTGAAGGCCTGTTCAGAGAGGATTTGTACTACCGGTTAAACGTGATCCCGATTGTCATCCCTCCTCTCCGCTACAGACAGGAAGACATACCGGTCCTGGTCGATTACTTTTTTGAAAAGCTTAACTCAAAATATCAGACGAATAAACAATTTACCAGTGAGGCGTTAGAAATCCTAAAAAATTACAATTGGCCCGGCAATGTCCGCGAACTGGAAAACCTTGTGGAAAGGCTCCTTGTTACCAGAGAGGACAACGAGATAGGCGTAGGCCACCTCCCCGATTATATCTTTGAAGGAAAAAGCAGGTTCCCCAACAGGATTTATGTTCTGGACATCTATCCCTTAAAGGAAGCGACCGAGGAGTTGGAAAAACAGCTGATTGTCATGGCCCACAGCCGGTACAAAAATACCTATAAAATGGCCAAGGCGCTGGAAATCAACCAGTCCACAGTGGTACGGAAATTACAAAAATACCATTTGGGCGCCTCCTCCCGGCCGGCCCCGATCAAGACGGGTAAGAAAAAATAA
- a CDS encoding zinc-ribbon domain containing protein — translation MFTGKTLVCKDCGMEFEFTAGEQEFFAEKGFTNEPSRCPACRAARKNSRGREQGRFAGGQGNRPNRQMYEATCDDCGQIARVPFQPDGSKPVYCSECFRNYRRYAD, via the coding sequence ATGTTTACAGGCAAAACTTTAGTATGTAAGGATTGTGGCATGGAATTTGAATTCACGGCCGGGGAACAGGAGTTTTTTGCCGAGAAGGGCTTTACCAACGAGCCTTCCAGGTGTCCCGCCTGCAGGGCGGCCCGTAAAAACAGCCGTGGTCGTGAACAGGGCAGGTTCGCAGGTGGGCAGGGCAACAGGCCCAACCGCCAGATGTATGAGGCAACCTGTGATGACTGTGGTCAGATAGCCAGGGTGCCGTTCCAGCCGGACGGATCCAAGCCTGTTTACTGCAGTGAATGCTTCCGTAATTACCGTCGTTACGCCGACTAA
- a CDS encoding SIR2 family NAD-dependent protein deacylase — protein sequence MEQRENFLKAAQALKKARTIVVTAGAGMGVDSGLPDFRGDRGFWKAYPMYERLGLSFVDAANPSHFQANPAFGWGFYGHRANLYRQTLPHHGFTLLLNWVSRYQLDCFVVTSNVDGQFQKAGFSEEDICEVHGSIHYLQCTTPCSKDIWDNNETIPVDFSTMLASHIPQCPYCGGTARPNILMFGDYTWNATRTARQERNLTEFLRTNRRENLVVIEIGAGTALPTIRNLSERLGRNYNATVIRINPREPFIPGPHISLAGGALEGLNGINELL from the coding sequence TTGGAACAGCGGGAAAATTTTTTAAAAGCAGCTCAAGCCCTTAAAAAAGCACGAACAATCGTGGTTACAGCAGGCGCAGGCATGGGGGTTGATTCCGGCCTGCCTGATTTTAGGGGCGACCGGGGATTCTGGAAAGCCTACCCCATGTATGAACGACTGGGACTCAGTTTTGTGGATGCCGCCAACCCTTCCCACTTTCAGGCTAACCCCGCCTTCGGCTGGGGCTTCTATGGCCATCGCGCCAACCTTTACCGCCAGACCTTGCCCCACCATGGGTTTACCCTGCTGCTGAACTGGGTTTCCCGTTACCAGCTGGACTGCTTCGTGGTAACCTCGAATGTCGACGGCCAGTTCCAAAAAGCTGGTTTTAGTGAGGAAGATATCTGTGAGGTCCACGGGTCGATCCACTATCTTCAATGTACCACCCCCTGCTCAAAAGACATCTGGGATAATAACGAGACTATCCCGGTTGATTTCTCCACCATGCTGGCCTCTCACATACCCCAATGCCCGTACTGCGGTGGTACGGCCAGGCCCAATATACTTATGTTCGGTGACTATACCTGGAACGCAACCAGGACTGCGCGCCAGGAAAGAAATCTAACGGAGTTCTTGAGAACCAACCGCCGGGAAAATCTGGTTGTAATAGAGATTGGGGCCGGAACCGCCCTACCGACCATCCGCAACCTTAGTGAGAGGCTGGGCAGAAACTACAACGCCACGGTAATCAGGATCAACCCCCGCGAACCCTTTATACCCGGCCCTCATATCTCACTGGCCGGCGGGGCTTTGGAAGGTTTGAACGGGATTAACGAATTATTATAA
- a CDS encoding energy-coupling factor ABC transporter permease, which produces MHIPDGFLDAKTWVATTVVGAGALSYSLKKVREEFNERLIPVMGVLAAFIFAAQMINFPIAGGTSGHLLGATLATVLLGPWCSGLIISTVLIIQCLFFNDGGLTALGANILNMAFIGSLVAYGVYKLVSGKSRFEQAAIFLAAWSSVIAAALVATVELALSGTVPFHVALAAMLSWHFLIGIGEGLITVVVVSYVRGVGLKPTWQQKKA; this is translated from the coding sequence TTGCATATACCGGACGGTTTTCTTGACGCCAAGACCTGGGTTGCCACAACAGTGGTTGGCGCCGGGGCTCTCAGCTACAGTCTGAAAAAGGTGCGGGAGGAATTCAATGAGCGTCTGATCCCGGTGATGGGAGTGCTGGCGGCCTTCATCTTTGCCGCCCAAATGATCAATTTTCCCATAGCGGGCGGCACATCCGGCCACCTGCTGGGCGCAACCCTGGCTACAGTCCTGCTTGGTCCCTGGTGTTCCGGACTGATCATTTCAACTGTCCTGATTATCCAGTGCCTTTTCTTCAATGACGGTGGTTTGACCGCCCTGGGCGCCAACATTCTAAATATGGCCTTTATCGGCAGCCTGGTTGCATATGGAGTATATAAACTTGTATCCGGCAAGAGTCGTTTTGAGCAAGCGGCTATTTTCCTGGCAGCCTGGTCCTCCGTGATCGCCGCCGCTCTGGTCGCCACAGTGGAACTGGCCTTATCCGGAACAGTCCCCTTTCATGTCGCCCTGGCGGCAATGCTCAGCTGGCATTTTTTAATCGGTATCGGCGAAGGGTTAATCACGGTAGTCGTAGTGTCTTACGTGCGGGGCGTCGGCTTGAAGCCAACCTGGCAGCAGAAAAAAGCATAG
- a CDS encoding PDGLE domain-containing protein, with protein sequence MNTKKTVLILLLSALVVAALLSPFASSSPDGLERVAEDQGFLDKGDEQVLSSPIPDYLFPGIQNEKAATSAAGVIGTMLTFGAVYVLGRIVTVRKAKAETKLQSTSK encoded by the coding sequence ATGAATACGAAAAAAACAGTACTAATCCTTTTATTGTCCGCCCTGGTCGTGGCCGCCCTACTTTCTCCCTTCGCCTCATCCAGTCCGGACGGGCTGGAAAGGGTTGCTGAAGACCAAGGCTTCCTCGACAAGGGCGATGAACAGGTCTTGAGCTCGCCAATACCCGATTACCTTTTTCCGGGTATCCAGAATGAAAAGGCAGCGACATCAGCCGCAGGCGTCATCGGGACCATGCTGACCTTTGGGGCGGTGTATGTACTGGGCAGGATAGTTACCGTCCGCAAAGCTAAAGCAGAGACAAAATTGCAATCAACATCTAAGTGA
- a CDS encoding SAM-dependent methyltransferase produces the protein MQKQLLHNLLGGIKSPAFEVTYWDGTTERYGAGAPCFKLLFREKLPGRKFVQDPVLTLGEAYMDGVIDFFGDLEEITKTVLQGKEIFEGRFKGHALARSFPCRLRPNSLRKQQEDIQQHYDLGNDFFSLWLDETMSYSCAYFQSPADSLSKAQNQKIDHVLKKLELKPGETLLDIGSGWGWLIIRAAREYGVKAMGITLSQEQFEETRRRIKELGLDGQVEVELMDYRVLASGGRVFDKIASVGMFEHVGRANYPEFMSSLRRLLKEGGLVLLHTISHLKEGPVNSWIEKYIFRGGYIPSLREAIWQLADYDFHVIDVESLRVHYAMTLERWAEGFEHNVDRVREMFGERFVRMWRLYLHSCAASFWVSGLNVHQILFSGGLNNNLALTREHLYRQVEC, from the coding sequence ATGCAAAAGCAGTTACTACACAATTTGTTAGGCGGGATTAAGTCCCCGGCATTCGAAGTAACCTATTGGGACGGTACAACGGAGCGGTATGGCGCCGGCGCTCCTTGCTTTAAGCTGTTATTCCGCGAAAAACTACCGGGCAGGAAGTTTGTCCAGGACCCGGTGCTGACCTTGGGTGAAGCCTATATGGATGGGGTGATTGACTTCTTCGGAGACCTGGAGGAAATTACCAAGACTGTACTGCAGGGTAAAGAGATTTTTGAAGGCCGTTTCAAAGGCCATGCTTTAGCCCGGTCTTTCCCCTGCAGGCTGAGACCAAATTCCCTGCGTAAGCAGCAGGAAGACATTCAGCAGCACTACGATCTGGGGAACGATTTTTTTTCATTGTGGCTGGATGAGACCATGAGCTACTCCTGCGCCTATTTTCAGAGCCCTGCGGATTCCCTGAGTAAAGCACAAAACCAGAAAATTGACCACGTCTTAAAGAAACTTGAGCTGAAGCCGGGCGAAACTCTATTAGATATCGGCAGCGGCTGGGGCTGGCTGATTATCCGGGCCGCCCGTGAATACGGCGTGAAAGCGATGGGGATTACCCTGAGTCAGGAGCAGTTTGAGGAAACCCGGCGCAGGATTAAGGAACTGGGTTTGGACGGCCAGGTGGAGGTTGAGCTGATGGATTACCGGGTCCTGGCGTCCGGCGGGCGTGTCTTTGATAAAATAGCCAGTGTGGGGATGTTTGAACACGTAGGCCGGGCCAACTATCCGGAATTTATGAGCTCCTTGAGGAGACTGTTGAAGGAAGGCGGCCTGGTACTGCTGCATACCATTTCCCACCTCAAGGAGGGTCCCGTAAACTCCTGGATCGAAAAATATATTTTTCGTGGCGGTTATATACCTTCCCTGAGGGAGGCAATATGGCAACTGGCGGACTATGATTTTCATGTCATTGATGTTGAAAGCCTGCGGGTCCACTATGCCATGACTCTGGAGCGCTGGGCTGAAGGCTTTGAACATAATGTGGACAGGGTGAGGGAGATGTTCGGTGAACGCTTTGTCCGGATGTGGCGGCTGTATCTTCATTCCTGCGCCGCCAGTTTCTGGGTGAGCGGACTGAATGTACACCAGATTCTTTTCTCAGGCGGGCTTAACAACAACCTGGCCTTGACCCGTGAGCATTTATACAGACAGGTGGAATGCTAA
- a CDS encoding FmdE family protein, with product MCTEKSDWDKVIEFHGHSCPGIATGYHVARVALQKLQAIRAADEELIAIVENDSCSVDAIQVLTGCTFGKGNLVFNDLGKQVYTFVCRNSGRAVRIAVKGSARPKAPSLKELRDKVYGGTASAEERKAFHDHQQERIRYILDLPDDEFCEIRDVEIEFPDKAKIYDSHTCAVCGEQVMEPRVRVKGGKIVCIPCSEH from the coding sequence ATGTGTACAGAAAAAAGCGATTGGGATAAGGTTATTGAGTTCCACGGCCACAGTTGCCCGGGCATAGCTACAGGTTACCACGTAGCCAGAGTTGCTTTACAAAAACTACAGGCCATTCGAGCCGCCGACGAGGAGTTGATCGCTATTGTAGAAAATGACTCCTGCAGCGTGGACGCTATCCAGGTTTTGACCGGTTGCACCTTCGGCAAAGGAAACCTTGTCTTTAACGACTTGGGGAAACAGGTCTATACTTTTGTTTGCCGCAACAGCGGACGTGCTGTACGGATTGCTGTCAAAGGTTCGGCAAGGCCAAAGGCCCCTTCGTTGAAAGAGCTAAGGGATAAAGTTTACGGCGGGACAGCCTCCGCTGAAGAACGTAAAGCTTTCCACGACCACCAGCAGGAACGCATCCGCTATATCCTGGATCTGCCCGACGATGAATTTTGTGAGATCCGGGACGTTGAAATTGAATTTCCCGATAAGGCCAAGATTTACGATTCTCACACCTGTGCCGTATGCGGGGAACAGGTCATGGAGCCGCGTGTCCGTGTTAAAGGCGGCAAGATTGTTTGCATACCCTGCTCAGAGCATTAG
- a CDS encoding LiaI-LiaF-like domain-containing protein, whose product MSVGTFILGMALILFGTAMLLINTGYASREMLTQSARLWPVILIVVGLSLFWRGRIPRWFAVLVILALAAGIVAYILLGEGFFPGRNGIKQIFEGIIFRSVSV is encoded by the coding sequence GTGAGTGTCGGGACGTTCATTCTCGGGATGGCGCTGATCCTGTTTGGGACAGCGATGCTCTTGATCAATACGGGGTACGCCTCGCGTGAGATGTTAACCCAGTCGGCCAGGCTGTGGCCTGTAATCTTGATTGTTGTTGGGCTGAGCCTTTTTTGGAGAGGGCGTATACCCCGCTGGTTTGCTGTTCTAGTGATTCTTGCTCTTGCGGCAGGTATTGTCGCATACATTCTGCTTGGAGAGGGGTTTTTCCCGGGCAGAAACGGCATCAAGCAGATTTTTGAAGGAATAATATTTCGGTCAGTCTCTGTCTAA
- a CDS encoding PspC domain-containing protein: MNRLYRSRKNKMIAGVAAGMAEYFEVDVTLVRLLWVLSVMLGGSGILVYIIAAVVIPVENDRPDIPVEGVQEAQGEPTAGYQSPGEKKGLHVDSEKRRRNAGLLLIGLGIIFLVGQTVPHYFLRFSWPLLIIALGIYILFQGSGKERDR; encoded by the coding sequence ATGAACAGGCTCTACCGATCCCGTAAAAACAAGATGATTGCAGGGGTCGCTGCCGGTATGGCCGAGTATTTTGAGGTCGATGTAACCCTTGTAAGGCTGCTATGGGTCCTGTCGGTGATGCTTGGCGGCAGCGGCATTCTTGTTTACATCATCGCAGCGGTTGTTATACCTGTTGAAAACGACCGTCCGGACATCCCTGTTGAAGGAGTGCAGGAGGCGCAGGGAGAGCCGACGGCCGGGTACCAGTCGCCTGGTGAAAAAAAAGGCTTGCATGTAGATTCGGAAAAACGAAGGCGCAACGCCGGTCTCCTGTTGATCGGGCTGGGCATCATCTTTCTGGTCGGACAAACAGTCCCTCACTATTTTTTGCGTTTTTCTTGGCCGCTGTTGATCATTGCCCTGGGGATTTATATTCTGTTCCAAGGCTCGGGAAAGGAGAGAGACCGGTGA
- a CDS encoding thiamine-binding protein: MLYNVSLQVIPIVPEAEVYPVVDKVIDLIRESGVKYVVGPMETTMEGELDLLLGIVARAQEICLQNGATRVLSVVKIDCKAGGVTIEEKINKYR, translated from the coding sequence GTGCTCTATAACGTCAGTCTGCAGGTCATCCCAATCGTACCCGAGGCGGAGGTTTACCCGGTGGTAGACAAGGTAATTGACCTGATCAGGGAGTCCGGCGTCAAATATGTTGTCGGTCCCATGGAGACAACGATGGAAGGAGAACTTGACCTGCTCCTGGGAATCGTAGCCAGGGCGCAAGAGATCTGCCTGCAAAATGGCGCCACACGGGTCCTGTCGGTGGTTAAAATAGACTGCAAGGCAGGTGGTGTCACGATTGAGGAGAAAATTAACAAGTATCGTTAA
- a CDS encoding ABC transporter permease produces the protein MSRLRRKLTSIVNGAFPLGFVVLLLVTWEYLVRWKAVQEWILPGPALIARTLADNLPLILKHTQTTLMECLAGFTLAIILSFVLAFVMDEVPLLRRALYPLLIASQTVPIISVAPLFIIWFGYGVMPKIIVVILVCFFPIALSLLGGLAAVDREYLELFRSMKATRLDIFRMVKLPLALPSFFSGLKIAASYSVMGAVIGEWLGAKEGLGMYMTIAQRSFQVDRVFAAILTITVLSAALFALVVLIERLVIPWNRLTEWRDL, from the coding sequence GTGTCACGATTGAGGAGAAAATTAACAAGTATCGTTAACGGCGCATTCCCACTGGGATTTGTAGTCCTGCTGCTGGTTACATGGGAATACCTGGTGCGCTGGAAAGCCGTCCAGGAATGGATTCTGCCCGGTCCCGCCCTCATTGCGCGAACCCTGGCAGACAACCTGCCCTTAATCCTTAAACACACGCAAACAACGCTGATGGAATGCCTGGCAGGTTTTACCCTGGCCATAATCTTGTCCTTTGTTCTGGCTTTCGTCATGGACGAGGTCCCCCTTCTGAGGAGAGCTTTGTATCCCTTGCTTATCGCCTCCCAGACCGTCCCGATCATATCAGTGGCCCCGCTTTTCATAATTTGGTTCGGGTACGGCGTCATGCCCAAAATTATCGTAGTAATCCTGGTCTGCTTCTTTCCGATTGCTTTAAGCCTGCTGGGGGGGCTGGCGGCTGTTGACAGGGAGTACCTCGAGCTCTTCAGGTCGATGAAAGCCACCCGGCTGGATATTTTCCGGATGGTCAAGCTGCCTCTGGCGCTGCCCTCCTTCTTCTCCGGGCTGAAGATAGCCGCGTCTTACAGCGTCATGGGTGCGGTCATTGGCGAGTGGTTGGGCGCCAAGGAGGGATTGGGCATGTACATGACCATTGCCCAGCGCTCGTTCCAGGTAGACCGCGTGTTCGCGGCCATCCTTACCATCACCGTTTTAAGCGCGGCCCTCTTTGCGCTGGTAGTCCTTATTGAAAGACTGGTCATTCCCTGGAACAGGTTAACAGAATGGAGGGATTTGTAA
- a CDS encoding ABC transporter substrate-binding protein — MKKIVLAVALLTLLLAAGCGGNKSQEEKPLKKVSVILDWTPNTNHTGVYVAQKQGFYEEEGLDVDIVQPSEGGAAQLVASGQGDFGFSYQEEVTIARTKDIPVKALAAVIQHNTSGFASPAGKGLKSPKDFEGKKYGGWGSPAEEAMLKALMNQDQADFNKVEIINIGSADFLTSVSKDIDFAWIFKGWDGIQSELKGVPLNFIYLRDYNAALDFYTPVLIASEDTVKNNPELVAAFMKATARGYDYCIKYPEKAGQVLLDCVPELNKELVMASQQYLSKEYQADASRWGEMSGERWKKYADWMYSQALIEKPLDYQEAYTNQFLPKE, encoded by the coding sequence ATGAAAAAGATAGTTCTGGCAGTCGCTTTATTAACACTCTTGCTGGCTGCAGGCTGCGGCGGGAACAAGTCGCAGGAGGAAAAACCTCTCAAAAAGGTTTCGGTAATCCTGGACTGGACTCCAAACACCAACCATACCGGAGTCTACGTAGCTCAAAAACAAGGGTTTTATGAAGAAGAAGGACTGGACGTGGATATAGTACAGCCCAGTGAAGGCGGAGCGGCCCAGTTGGTCGCGTCGGGGCAGGGCGATTTCGGCTTCAGCTACCAGGAAGAGGTAACCATAGCCAGGACCAAGGACATCCCCGTCAAGGCGCTGGCGGCTGTTATTCAGCACAACACCTCCGGCTTTGCATCGCCAGCGGGAAAAGGGCTCAAGAGCCCCAAGGACTTTGAGGGCAAGAAGTATGGGGGCTGGGGTTCTCCAGCCGAGGAAGCCATGCTGAAGGCCCTCATGAACCAGGATCAAGCCGACTTTAATAAAGTTGAGATAATCAACATCGGCTCGGCGGACTTTCTCACCAGCGTCAGCAAAGATATTGATTTCGCCTGGATTTTCAAGGGTTGGGACGGTATTCAGTCAGAGCTCAAAGGCGTGCCCCTTAATTTCATATACTTGAGGGACTACAACGCCGCCCTCGACTTTTACACTCCGGTCTTGATTGCCAGCGAAGATACGGTCAAGAACAACCCGGAACTGGTGGCCGCTTTCATGAAAGCAACCGCGAGGGGCTATGACTACTGTATCAAGTACCCGGAAAAAGCCGGGCAGGTACTGCTTGACTGTGTCCCCGAGTTAAACAAGGAGCTGGTCATGGCCAGCCAGCAGTACCTGTCCAAGGAGTACCAGGCAGACGCCTCCCGCTGGGGTGAGATGTCCGGCGAGCGCTGGAAAAAATACGCCGACTGGATGTATTCCCAGGCTCTGATTGAAAAGCCCCTCGACTATCAAGAGGCCTACACCAACCAATTCCTGCCGAAGGAGTAG
- a CDS encoding ABC transporter ATP-binding protein, with the protein MPKVVAEGIKKNLGGVLTLQEINIEVEDHAIAGVLGPSGCGKSTLFNIIAGLMRPDRGNVYIGGAAVTGNAGLASYMRQKDLLLPNLNVLDNVSIPLVLKGMPKKKARLEAEQHLSTFGLQGFEHYYPGQLSGGMRQRAALLRTYLFSSGIWLLDEPFASLDAITKRKMHTWLIQVLDQFQPTVLFITHDVDEALYLCDKVYVLSERPTVVKLEVEIPFSRPHHSHTIVDPAYGPVRDAIMDALSI; encoded by the coding sequence TTGCCTAAAGTCGTTGCTGAAGGAATAAAAAAGAACCTGGGGGGCGTTTTAACCCTCCAGGAAATTAATATCGAAGTAGAAGATCACGCAATCGCCGGCGTCCTGGGCCCGAGCGGCTGCGGTAAAAGCACACTCTTTAATATTATCGCGGGACTAATGAGGCCCGACCGGGGGAATGTTTACATAGGAGGGGCGGCTGTTACGGGGAACGCCGGCCTGGCCAGCTATATGCGCCAGAAGGACCTCCTGCTCCCCAACCTTAACGTCCTGGACAACGTCAGCATTCCCCTGGTCTTAAAGGGCATGCCCAAAAAAAAGGCCCGCCTGGAAGCTGAGCAGCACCTCAGTACATTCGGGCTGCAGGGCTTTGAGCACTATTATCCCGGCCAGCTTTCCGGCGGTATGCGGCAACGGGCGGCGCTTTTGCGGACCTACCTTTTTTCCAGCGGCATCTGGCTTTTGGATGAGCCGTTTGCATCGCTTGACGCCATCACCAAGAGGAAGATGCATACCTGGCTGATCCAGGTATTGGACCAATTTCAGCCAACAGTGCTGTTTATCACCCATGATGTGGACGAAGCTCTTTATCTCTGCGACAAAGTCTATGTGCTTTCGGAGCGCCCGACCGTGGTCAAGTTGGAAGTTGAGATACCCTTTTCCAGGCCGCACCACAGCCATACCATTGTTGACCCGGCCTACGGGCCGGTGCGTGACGCCATCATGGATGCCCTGTCCATCTAA
- a CDS encoding thiamine diphosphokinase codes for MKYLIMTNGEYGVPDWYRRQSGNFDRIICVDGAAGPARALGIKPDWLVGDMDSIKPADRTYMEQAGVLFKTFPRHKDYTDTQLALTLAAEEGAGKLVIWGGTGSRLDHTLSNICSASSFLKQNIEVVFDSPAVTIYLINHRLRLPAAVGDTVSLLVLGDRATGITLQGFEYPLQDTLLEGRWQWAVSNVVTEHSPVVEIDSGNLAVFHYKAQV; via the coding sequence TTGAAATATCTGATCATGACCAATGGTGAATATGGGGTACCGGACTGGTACCGCAGGCAGTCCGGCAACTTTGACCGGATTATCTGTGTCGACGGCGCCGCCGGACCGGCCAGGGCTCTCGGCATTAAACCGGACTGGCTGGTCGGCGATATGGACTCCATTAAACCAGCGGACCGCACCTACATGGAACAGGCCGGTGTCCTGTTCAAGACCTTCCCCAGACATAAAGACTACACCGACACCCAGTTAGCCCTGACGCTGGCTGCTGAGGAAGGCGCCGGCAAGCTGGTGATCTGGGGCGGAACCGGCTCACGGCTGGACCATACGCTTTCCAATATCTGCAGCGCCTCTTCCTTTCTCAAGCAGAATATCGAAGTGGTATTTGACTCACCCGCAGTCACGATTTACTTGATCAACCACCGCCTGAGGCTGCCTGCCGCAGTGGGTGACACCGTGTCGCTGCTCGTACTGGGTGACAGGGCTACCGGGATAACACTGCAGGGATTCGAGTATCCCTTACAGGACACACTCCTGGAAGGCCGGTGGCAGTGGGCGGTTTCCAACGTGGTTACGGAACACAGCCCTGTTGTGGAAATTGATTCCGGTAATTTGGCGGTCTTTCACTACAAGGCGCAGGTATAA